The Limnospira fusiformis SAG 85.79 genomic interval TCCCACCTGTTTTTCCAGTTTTGTATTTTCCTACCGGGTATTGTCTGATGTTGAATCCTAAAAAATCAAAGCCTGGCTCTTCTGTTTTACCCTCACATTGTATGGGGTTAAGTGTATGACACACTCCTAAGTACAGGACAAAAGTTGTAGAGCCTGGTGAAACCGCCCTGAAAACAAAGGCAGATTAGAGAAAGTGCGGCGTAGAAAATCGAAGCCAGTGCGGAAAAGACTCTGGGAGCGTCGTCCGTGAGCCTTCAAAGGAATGGGTGAACCTTGGTGAATCCACAAACCCACCTTCATAGCCCAAGTAAAAGCCAGGCTAAGCAAAGCCAATAAACGGCTCAAGCGCTCAGGGTCCTTAAAGTGAGTCGATTCGAGACAGAAGCCCCGAGTCTTCAAGGCTCCGAAGAGGTTTTCAATACCCCAACGCCGAGCATAGTCGGGGAGGGCCGTTTCGGGGCAAGCGTTAGTGATGAGAATCAACAACTCCCCCGAATCAGCCAGACGAGAGCCAATGACGTAAACCTGCCGTCCCCAAACCCAACGGCGACCCGAAAGCTGGCGAAATTCTCCGGGTCGCAGAGAATCAAACATTCGTTCGCCGCTACGCCGAGTTCCTCCTAACTTAGGACTAATCAGCTCGCTGTGGCGGATGCGTAGGCGGAAAGGAACCTCGGGGTCGATGAGAAGATACGAGAGCCAATCTCGCCCCACAAATTCCCGGTCAGCGGTCAGACAAGCCACCTCCACGTCAGGAAATAGTGCCTCGAAGCGGTCGAATAAGTCCATGCGTTCGCCACTGTTGCTATTGCCCTTTTTGTCAAGCATCGTCCACAGCAGGGGAAAGGCAATCCCCTCGTGGACGACTGCCAACATCAAGATGTTGAAATGGGTTTGACCGAAAGACCAACAGGTGCGGTCGAGACTAAGAGTCCAAGGTTGGGGAATGTCAATGAGGCTAACGACGAAACGGGCAATCTCTGCCCGGTCAAATTTGAATTGCCGAAAAAACGTTGTAATCGCTGGTAATTTGAGGAAATTTGCACAGGATTTGCGAATACAGTCGCTATTTCCATCAGATTAACCGTCTTTGTTTGGAATAGCGCCATCAGGAACAGGCAGACAAAGTTTAATCTCGCCCCGTGCCAGGGCAAGTGAGGGCGCAAAGTGTCTCGTAATCGGTTAAGCTCGTTCATGAGAGGGAAGTTTGGTTTGTGGTAATTCCGATGTAACCCTCTCACCCCAACTTGGCGCTACCCCCCCACCCCTCGACTTTCACCTCAGCCCGGAGCGCCCCCTTCAGAATTTTCGGCTAGATTCCCTTTTGGCTAAGACTTTCAGCTTTTTTGTCCTGTACTGAGGACACACTCTGGTCTTTTCAGGTTTTATTTCTAATCCTACAGGTTTTAGCCATTCGGAAATAGCAGTTTTGCACTGTTCAATGATATCTAGTGATGGTGATATCACTACAAAATCATCGGCGTATCTCACTACTGTGGCTTGTACCACCTTCTTTTTCTTAGGATAGATTGTTTCAATTAACCTACCGTGCGAGACGTTTAGGAGTCAAATAAGGCTGCAATGCCTGAAATAACCTCCTAGTGGGACTTTCACCCCTTGGTGAAATATAAGGGACTCGTACCCTGACCATCCCATAACTGTTTATATGTCCCAACGTTAGGTATAGAAATATACAAAACAAGGCAGGGAACTCAAGGTCAAAACGCTAAATTAGAAATCTTAATGATTCCTTAACAATTGCGTTGAGAGTAACGGCGATAGCCACCCCCAGTTTTAGGATTCACAACCCTGGGACTGAAGCGGGGAACGGAAGGCGTGAAGTAGAACCTACTACCAGAGGCGACCACTGCCAACCATCCATGATTAAGGAGACTGAATGTCCGGCTTGAACCATCGTAAAAATTGAGTAGCGAAACAGGTTGATACGCTGCGTTCAAAAGAGCAAGGGGAAAAGTAGGAGGCTAGTAGTTCTACCTACACAGACCTTTAAAAGTACCCCGGTGGAGAGGACAAGTCTAAAGATGGAATGCCCATATAAATGGAACGTTTTAAGTCCTCCTAGACTCTGATTATCTGGTCGAGATATCAGTAGGAATAAGTGTAACCGCAAGTCTTAGAGGATGTGAGATGTGACCAGAAGCCAACGCCCAACTGTAATGGTAGGGATATGCTAACAGGTCACGGTTTGATTGTAAAGAATAGAGTCTAGTAGGAGTTACTATGACGAAAGCGAGTTTAAAGAAAGGCTTTGAGAAATCGAAGTTAATCAAGACGTGCGTTCGGATGGAAACAAATTCCCTGGGCAAAAGTTCAGAGGAAAGTTTTCAAGCTCCAAAAGAGGATATTTCAAGCAGCTAAATCGGGACAGGATGCAAAGGCTAGAAAGTTGCAACGTCTATTGGTGAAGTCATATTATGCTCGACTCTTAGCAGTGCGACTGTAGGGGCGGGTTCCACGGTCAGCCATGCTTCCCAACAGTCAGCTTAATAAACCCGCCCTCCAAGATAATCAAGGCAAGAAAACGGCTGGAGTCGATGGAATGAGAGCAATCTCATCAAGACAAAGGTTTGAACTTGTTGAGAATATTAAGGGAAACCTCAAAGCAAAACCACTGCGACGGGTGTGGATTCCAAAACCTGGTAGGGATGAAAAACGCCCTCTAGGAATACCCACAATCCAAGATAGAGCCAGGCAAGCCTTGGTGAAGTCGGCACTTGAGCCCGAATGGGAATCAAGATTTGAAGGAACAAGCTATGGGTTTAGACCTGGACGGTCAGCCCATGACGCAATAGCACGAATCTATCTATGTATCAAACATAGTAGTTATTATGTGTTGGATGCTGATATAGCAAAGTGTTTCGACCGAATAAACCATGATTACCTACTGTCCAAAATTCATTGTCCAAGCAGCCTAAAGAAAGACCTGAAACAGTTGCTTAAAGCTGGCGTGCTAGATAACGGTGTATTCGAGGATACAGACTCAGGGACACCTCAAGGAGGGGTAATAAGTCCACTCCTAGCCAACATCGCACTGGATAGAATGGAAAGGTTAGTTAAGGAAATGTATCCAAATAAAGGGACAACCACCCAGGTCAACCTAATAAGATACGCCGATGATTTTGTGGTCATATCCAAAGACTTAGGAATCATTGAACAGTGCAAAACTGCTATTTCTGAATGGTTAAAATCTGTAGGACTAGAAATAAAACCTGAAAAGACCCGAATCTGCCACACACTCAATCCTATCGAGTATAATGGCAAAACAGAAGAACCAGGGTTCGACTTTCTAGGTTTTAATATCAGGCAATATCCAGTAGGAAAGTATAAATCTGGAAAAACAGGTGGAGGAAACAGCCGATTAATCGGTCACAAAACCTATATAAAACCCAGTAATAAAGCAGTTACAGCCCATACAGAAGTGATAAAAGGTGTAATTCAACAACATAAAACAGCACCTCAATCTGCCCTGATTGGTAAACTAAACCCAATCATAAGGGGATGGTCAAACTACTATTCAGCAGTAGTTTCAACAGAAACCTTTAATAAACTGGATAGCATAGTCTGGTTAATGTTACGGGCATGGACAATTTCAAGATGCGGAAAGGCAAGTTACGAAAAGCTAGGAAACTACTTCCATAAAGGAACGGTTAAACTTAGCAATGGGAAAGAAAGACATGAATCCTGGTTATTCAAGACTAAGGATGGACTCACATTATGGCAACATAACTGGACTCCATTGGTCAGACATACCATAATACGCCCTGACGCAACACCATACGACGGAAATTGGACTTACTGGGCAACCAGGAAAGGACAAGCAATCGACACGCCAAACAGGGTAGCAAAACTACTCAAAAAGCAAAAAGGCAAGTGCGCCTGGTGCGGGCAATACATTACCCCATCAGACCTAATTGAAGTAGACCACATTGTACCTCGAAGCCTAGGTGGAAAGGATGAATACAAGAATCTTCAATTACTGCACCACCACTGTCACGATGATAAAACGGCACTAGACAACGCCAACGCTGTGTCCTTAACAATGGAGCAGTCAAACTAGGAGCCGTGTGAGGGGAAACTTTCACGCACGGTTCTGAATGGGAGGGGATGGAGGCGACTCCATTCTCGACCCCTACTCATACCATCCAGTGCGATGTTGGCGAGTATTGGACTTATTACCCCTCCAAGTGGAGTCCTAGCTTCTGTATCCTCGAATACGCCGTTATCTAGCACACCCGCTTTTAACCATTGTTTCAAGTCTCTTTTCAGGCTGCTTGGACAATGAATTTTGGACAGTAGGTAATCATGGTTCACGGTAAGAGCATTTTGTTATGGTCGAAAGGGAAGTCGCCTTCCCCAACTCCAATTCCAAACCGTACTTGAGACTTTCACCTCATACGGCTCGTGATGTGGATACCCCTTTGTCATTGGGAACAGGGCTACAACCCCCTGCTTTATGACCTCAACTTTCGGAGCTATAGCATTAGTCAAGGTGGTTATAACGCAGCTTTGAGAACGGAATCCATGGCATCATGGAGAGAATCAAACTGCTCAATGCAGTGGCGAATACGGGCTTTCAGCCACGACCAACATTTCTCTATCTTGTTGAGGTCTGGCGAATAAGGTGGTAGATAGAGTAAACGGCATTGAGCTGCCTCCACCAGTTCAGCAATCCGCCCCCCTTTATGAAACGTTGCATTGTCCAATACTAGAGTCTGACCTGGCTTCAATGTTGGAATTAAGATGAACTCCAACCACAACTCAAACACTGTCCGATTACAACAACCCTCAAAGCTAAAGGGAGCTAAGAGTTGTTGATGACACCATGCGGCTATATAGCTTACCCTGCCCTGCCTCTTCCCTGATTTGAGTGCATGGAAGCGTTTTCCTTCCTCGCAGTAACCATAAGGGTAATCCGAGTCCTGACTATTCATGCCGGCTTCATCGAGGTAGACCACTTCTTCCGGCTCCATCTGTTCAATCTGAGCCATAAACTCCTCTCGCTGTTGCTTCCAACGTTCTTGGTAGCCGTAAGTTTTTTTTCTGGTGAAGCCAATTTTCTTCAAGGCTCTGGATATGGTGCGAGGAGAGATGTCGTCATCCCAAAGTTCAGCCATTTGAGCGGAGGTTTTGTGGCCATGCTCTTGGGCAAAAGCCTTGAATTTCTGCCAGTCGGTAATTTTGTGGTTATTGCCAGGTCGGTGATGAGGTTTAGGGAGGAAGTCTCCGGTCTGTGCTTTTCTTTGCAGCCAGAGATTAATGGTGTTCCTGCTGACATGGAAAACTTGACTGGCTTCTGTTTTGGGCATACCGTCTAGTTCAATGGCATCAATAACTTTTTGTCTGAGGTCGTAACTATAGGGGGCTGGCATTTTTGGTCTTCTTAGTCATCTCGTCCTCTCCATTATACGTCCTAAGTGTTCTGTCTTGTGCTATAACTATAGGGGGCTGGCATTTTTGGTCTTCTTAGTCATCTCGTCCTCTCCATTATACGTCCTAAGTGTTCTGTCTTATGCTATAGCATTAGTCAAGGTGGTTAGGACGCAGCTTTGAGAACGGAATCCATGGCATCATGGAGAGAATCAAACTGCTCAATACAATGGCGAATGCGGGCTTTCAACCACGACCAACATTTCTCTATCTTGTTGAGGTCTGGCGAATAAGGTGGTAGATAGAGCAAACGGCATTGAGCCGCCTCCACTAGCTCAGGAATCCGTCCCCCTTTATGAAACGTTGCATTGTCTAGCACTAGAGTCTGACCTGGCTTCAGTGTTGGAATTAAGATGAACTCCAACCACAACTCAAACACTGTCCGATTACAACAACCCTCAAAGCTAAAGGGGGCTAAGAGTTGTTGATGACACCATGCGGCTATATAGCTCACCCTGTCCTGCCTCTTCCCTGATTTGAGGGCATGGAAGCGTTTTCCTTCCTCGCAGTAACCATAAGGGTAATCCGAGTCCTGACTATTCATGCCGGCTTCATCGAGGTAGACCACTTCTTGTGGCTCCATCTGTTCAATCTGAGCCATAAACTCCTCTCGCTGTTGCTTCCAACGTTCTTGGTAGCCGTAAGTTTTTTTTCTGGTGAAGCCAATTTTCTTCAAGGCTCTGGATATGGTGCGAGGAGAGATGTCGTCATCCCAAAGTTCAGCCATTGGAGCGGAGGTTTTGTGGCCATGCTCTTGGGCAAAAGCCTTGAATTTCTGCCAGTCGGTAATTTTGTGGTTATTGCCAGGTGGGTGATTAGGTTTAGGGAGGAAGTCTCCGGTCTGTGCTTTTCTTTGCAGCCAGAGATTAATGGTGTTCCGGCTGACATGGAAAACTTGACTGGCTTCTGTTTTGGGCATACCGTCTAGTTCAATTGCATCAATAACTTTTTGTCTGAGGTCGTAACTATAGGGGGCTGGCATTTTGGGTCTTCTTAGTCATCTCGTCCTCTCCATTATACGTCCTAACTTTCCTGTCTTGTGCTATACAATAACCCCTTTGTGCGAGACGTTTAGGAGTGAAATAGAGCTGCAATGCCTGAAATAACCTCCTAGTGGGACTTATACCCCTTGGTAGAATATAAGGAGTGCGCCCTGACCATCCCATAACTATAGCATTAGTCAAGGTGGTTAGGACGCAGCTTGGAGAACGGAATCCATGGCATCATGGAGAGAATCAAACTGCTCAATACAATGGCGAATGCGGGCTTTCAACCACGAACAACATTTCTCTATCTTGTTGAGGTCTGGCGAATAAGGTGGTAGATAGAGCAAACGGCATTGAGCCGCCTCCACTAGCTCAGGAATCCGTCCCCCTTTATGAAACGTTGCATTGTCTAGCACTAGAGTCTGACCTGGCTTCAGTGTTGGAATTAAGATGAACTCCAACCACAACTCAAACACTGTCCGATTACAACAACCCTCAAAGCTAAAGGGGACTAAGAGTTGTTGATGACACCCTCAGTACAGGACAAAAAAGCTGAAAGTCTTAGCCAAAAGGGAATCTAGCCGAAAATTCTGAAGGGGGCGCTCCGGGCTGAGGTGAAAGTCGAGGGGTGGGGGGGTAGCGCCAAGTTGGGGTGAGAGGGTTACATCGGAATTACCACAAACCAAACTTCCCTCTCATGAACGAGCTTAACCGATTACGAGACACTTTGCGCCCTCACTTGCCCTGGCACGGGGCGAGATTAAACTTTGTCTGCCTGTTCCTGATGGCGCTATTCCAAACAAAGACGGTTAATCTGATGGAAATAGCGACTGTATTCGCAAATCCTGTGCAAATTTCCTCAAATTACCAGCGATTACAACGTTTTTTTCGGCAATTCAAATTTGACCGGGCAGAGATTGCCCGTTTCGTCGTTAGCCTCATTGACATTCCCCAACCTTGGACTCTTAGTCTCGACCGCACCTGTTGGTCTTTCGGTCAAACCCATTTCAACATCTTGATGTTGGCAGTCGTCCACGAGGGGATTGCCTTTCCCCTGCTGTGGACGATGCTTGACAAAAAGGGCAATAGCAACAGTGGCGAACGCATGGACTTATTCGACCGCTTCGAGGCACTATTTCCTGACGTGGAGGTGGCTTGTCTGACCGCTGACCGGGAATTTGTGGGGCGAGATTGGCTCTCGTATCTTCTCATCGACCCCGAGGTTCCTTTCCGCCTACGCATCCGCCACAGCGAGCTGATTAGTCCTAAGTTAGGAGGAACTCGGCGTAGTGGCGAACGAATGTTTGATTCTCTGCGACCCGGAGAATTTCGCCAGCTTTCGGGTCGCCGTTGGGTTTGGGGACGGCAGGTTTACGTCATTGGCTCTCGTCTGGCTGATTCGGGGGAGTTGTTGATTCTCATCACTAACGCTTGCCCCGAAACGGCCCTCCCCGACTATGCTCGGCGTTGGGGTATTGAAAACCTCTTCGGAGCCTTGAAGACTCGGGGCTTCTGTCTCGAATCGACTCACTTTAAGGACCCTGAGCGCTTGAGCCGTTTATTGGCTTTGCTTAGCCTGGCTTTTACTTGGGCTATGAAGGTGGGTTTGTGGATTCACCAAGGTTCACCCATTCCTTTGAAGGCTCACGGACGATGTTCCCAGAGTCTTTTCCGCACTGGCTTGGATTTTCTACGCCGCACTTTCTCTAATCTGCCTTTGTTTTCAGGGCGGTTTCACCAGGCTCTACAACTTTTGTCCTGTACTTAGGATGACACCATGCGGCTATATAGCTCACCCTGCCCTGCCTCTTCCCTGATTTGAGGGCATGGAAGCGTTTTCCTTCTTCGCACTAACCATAAGGGTAATCCGAGTCCTGACTATTCATGCCGGCTTCATCGAGGTAGACCACTTCTTGTGGCTAGTAGGGGTCGAGAATGGAGTCGCCTCCATCCCCTCCCATTCAGAACCGTGCGTGAAAGTTTCCCTTCACACGGCTCCTAGTCTGACTGTTCCATTGTTAAGGATACAGCTTTGGCGTTGTCTAACGCCGTTTTATCATCGTGACAGTGGCGGTGTAATAGTTGAAGATTCTTGTATTCATCCTTTCCACCTAGGCTTCGAGGTACAATGTGGTCTACTTCAATTAAATCCGATGGTGCGAAATACTGTCCGCACCAGGTACACCTACCCTTTTGCTTTTTGAGTAGTTTTGCTACCCTGTTTGGCGTTTCAATTGCTTGTCCTTTCCTGGTTGCCCAGTAAGTCCAATTTCCGTCGTATGGTGTTGCGTCAGGGCGTATTAGGGTATGTCTGACAATCGGAGTCCAGTTATGTTTCCATAGTTGGAATCCATCCTTAGTCTTGAATAACCAAGTTTCATGTCTTTCTTTCCCGTTGCTAAGTTTAACCGTTCCTTTGTGGAAGTAGTTTCCTAGCTTTTCGTAAGTTGCCATTCCGCATCTTGAGACTGTCCATGCCCGTAACATTGACCAGATGGTAGGGGTCGAAAGGAAAGTCACCTTTCCCAACTCCCATTCAAAACCGTGCTTGAAAGTTTCCCTTCACACGGCTCCTGATGTGGATACCCTCTTTGTCAAAGGAACAAGGTTACTACCCCCTGCTTTATGACTTCAACTTTGGGAGCTATATGCTTGCGTTAGTCTTTAAACTCGCTTTCGCCATTAAACTCTTACTTATCGCAGTCTCTATATCCATATCGTGACTAGTGGGCATATCCCAACCATTACAGTTAGGCATTGGCTTTCAGTCACATCCCTTCCCCTTATGGGCTTGCGCTTACACTTTTCACTACTCTACGAGATGTACTCGCAGAGAGCCCAACAGGGGTTTCAACGTTCCGTATATATGGGCATTCCATCTTTAGATTTGTCCTATCCACCGGGGTACATTTTAAAGGTCTGTGTAGGTGATGACATAATTACCCTACTTTTCCCCTTGTCCTTTTGGACGCAGCGTATCAGCCTATTTCGCTGCTAACTAGTTACGGTGGTTCAAGCCAGACATTCGGTTTCCCTAATCATGGATGGTTGGCAGTGGTCGCCTCTGGTAGTAGGTTCTACTTCACGCCTTCCGTTCCCCGCTTCAATCCCAGATTTGTGATTTCTGAAACTGGGGGTGGCTACCGCCTTTACTCTTTCCCAAATCACCCCAAGTGGGTTGAAATACTCCTCCTTGTAGTATACTTGGAAGATAAAAGTGTATTCTGTGATTTCTTAAATGGGATTGACCCTGAGTTCCCTGCCTTGCTTAGATTCACAACTCCCTAAGCGTCGGGACATATATACAGTTGAGGGGTTAGACCGATACTGAGTAACCGTGTAAAGGTCTAATTGCCCTCTAGGAGGTTATTTCGGCATTGCAGCCTTATTTGACTCCTAAACGTTTCGCACTATGTGGTCTAATTTAACGAAGGTCTTTGATGAGACAACCCCTGAATAGTAATTTGACCATCCCCTTATAATTGGGTTTAGTTTGTTAATCAGGGCTGATTGAGGTGCTGTTTTATGTTGTTCAATTACACCTTTTATCACTTCAATATGGGCTTTAACTGCCTTTTTGCTGGGTTTGATGTGGGTTTTAAATCCCCACATTTTATGTGGGGTCTTGTTAAATAGGAAGCCTCCTTTTCTTCTTCCCCCACTCTTTCCAGATTTATATTTTCCTACTGGGTATTGCCTGATGTTGAATCCTAGAAAGTCGAATCCTGGTTCTTCTGTTTTGCCATTATACTCAATGGGATTGAGCGTATGGCAAATTCGAGTCTTTTCAGGTTTTATTTCTAGTCCTACAGGTTTTAGCCATTCGGAAATGGCAATTTTGCACTGTTCAATGATTCTTAGGTCTTTGGATATGACCACGAAATCATCGGCGTATCTTATTAGGTTGACCTGGAAGTTTGTTCCTATATTAGGATACATTTTCTTACCTAACCTTTCCATTCCATCCAGTGCGATGTTGGCGAGTATTGGACTTATTACCCCTCCTTGGGGTGTCCCTGCTTCTGTATCCTCGAATACGCCGTTATCCAAGACACCCGCTTTGAGCCATGATTTCAGGTCTCTTTTTAGACTGCTTGGACAATGAATTTTGGACAGAAGGTAGTCATGGTTTATTCGGTCAAAACATTTCGCTATATCTGCATCCAGAACGTAATAACCTCCTTTGTTGATACTCTGAAAGATTCTGGATATTGCATCATGGGCAGACCTTCCAGGTCTGAATCCATAGCTAGTGCCTTCAAATCTCGATTCCCATTCAGGTTCGAGAGCCGACTTAACCAAGGCTTGCCTCGCTCTATCTTGGATTGTGGGTATTCCCAGGGGGCGTTTTTCATCCCTTCCAGGTTTTGGAATCCACACCCGTCGCAGTGG includes:
- a CDS encoding reverse transcriptase N-terminal domain-containing protein — its product is MFQAAKSGQDAKARKLQRLLVKSYYARLLAVRL
- a CDS encoding IS630 family transposase, with the translated sequence MPAPYSYDLRQKVIDAIELDGMPKTEASQVFHVSRNTINLWLQRKAQTGDFLPKPHHRPGNNHKITDWQKFKAFAQEHGHKTSAQMAELWDDDISPRTISRALKKIGFTRKKTYGYQERWKQQREEFMAQIEQMEPEEVVYLDEAGMNSQDSDYPYGYCEEGKRFHALKSGKRQGRVSYIAAWCHQQLLAPFSFEGCCNRTVFELWLEFILIPTLKPGQTLVLDNATFHKGGRIAELVEAAQCRLLYLPPYSPDLNKIEKCWSWLKARIRHCIEQFDSLHDAMDSVLKAAL
- a CDS encoding IS4-like element ISAtsp3 family transposase, with translation MNELNRLRDTLRPHLPWHGARLNFVCLFLMALFQTKTVNLMEIATVFANPVQISSNYQRLQRFFRQFKFDRAEIARFVVSLIDIPQPWTLSLDRTCWSFGQTHFNILMLAVVHEGIAFPLLWTMLDKKGNSNSGERMDLFDRFEALFPDVEVACLTADREFVGRDWLSYLLIDPEVPFRLRIRHSELISPKLGGTRRSGERMFDSLRPGEFRQLSGRRWVWGRQVYVIGSRLADSGELLILITNACPETALPDYARRWGIENLFGALKTRGFCLESTHFKDPERLSRLLALLSLAFTWAMKVGLWIHQGSPIPLKAHGRCSQSLFRTGLDFLRRTFSNLPLFSGRFHQALQLLSCT
- a CDS encoding IS630 family transposase, which encodes MPAPYSYDLRQKVIDAIELDGMPKTEASQVFHVSRNTINLWLQRKAQTGDFLPKPNHPPGNNHKITDWQKFKAFAQEHGHKTSAPMAELWDDDISPRTISRALKKIGFTRKKTYGYQERWKQQREEFMAQIEQMEPQEVVYLDEAGMNSQDSDYPYGYCEEGKRFHALKSGKRQDRVSYIAAWCHQQLLAPFSFEGCCNRTVFELWLEFILIPTLKPGQTLVLDNATFHKGGRIPELVEAAQCRLLYLPPYSPDLNKIEKCWSWLKARIRHCIEQFDSLHDAMDSVLKAAS
- the ltrA gene encoding group II intron reverse transcriptase/maturase, whose protein sequence is MRAISSRQRFELVENIKGNLKAKPLRRVWIPKPGRDEKRPLGIPTIQDRARQALVKSALEPEWESRFEGTSYGFRPGRSAHDAIARIYLCIKHSSYYVLDADIAKCFDRINHDYLLSKIHCPSSLKKDLKQLLKAGVLDNGVFEDTDSGTPQGGVISPLLANIALDRMERLVKEMYPNKGTTTQVNLIRYADDFVVISKDLGIIEQCKTAISEWLKSVGLEIKPEKTRICHTLNPIEYNGKTEEPGFDFLGFNIRQYPVGKYKSGKTGGGNSRLIGHKTYIKPSNKAVTAHTEVIKGVIQQHKTAPQSALIGKLNPIIRGWSNYYSAVVSTETFNKLDSIVWLMLRAWTISRCGKASYEKLGNYFHKGTVKLSNGKERHESWLFKTKDGLTLWQHNWTPLVRHTIIRPDATPYDGNWTYWATRKGQAIDTPNRVAKLLKKQKGKCAWCGQYITPSDLIEVDHIVPRSLGGKDEYKNLQLLHHHCHDDKTALDNANAVSLTMEQSN